From Vicia villosa cultivar HV-30 ecotype Madison, WI unplaced genomic scaffold, Vvil1.0 ctg.004609F_1_1, whole genome shotgun sequence:
TGCTCTTGCGCTTGGTTTTTCTAATTCCTTTTAGTCTGAGAAAAAACTTTTGTGCATGACTGGCAACTTGAGTAGCATTCTTCGTCTTCACATAGTTACTTGATATATCCTTCCATTTACCTTTCCCAAAAGTTTTTAAACCTTCCAAAAACGCCTTGTGTTCATTCATTGTCCAATTTTTCactataaattataataaacaaaTTTCTCAACactaatattattatattgtgtAATATAAAATGTGtaaattcattaaataatttACAGGTGTATAAATTCATCTATAAGAACATGGAAGAGATTAGAGtttaaacaataataattttcaaaattcaagaaaataTGCAAGCATGTTGAAACCACAAATACTAAAGTGTTCAAACTAAATAATCTGTTTCTTGAATTAATCACTTACTGTTGTGTTAGTTGGACAAAAAAAAGagaacaaaataattttaaagattTTCTTGAATTAATCACTTAACTACTTACTGTTGTGTTAGTTggacaaaaaaaaaacagaacaaAATAACTTTAAAGATTTTCTTGAATTTAAATCATGCAAACCAAATGTTTACCAATTTGTTGGTTTTCACCATCGAAGCTTCGACCAGAATCATGATTTTCATTCCTCtcgtcatctttttgattttcatcctGAGTGTTAAAACTATGATTCATGGTCGTGTCATTAACTTTAGAGCGTTTTGCTGCGATATTCACCCCAAACAACATTATAAGCCTTTCACCATTCTCATTCTTGCTTGTTAAATCATCCATCTGGATCTTTCTCTTAACCTTGTTTCTATCTTCTTGATTGATTGCAGTAAAACCTTATTTTTCTTACTTTCTTAgataagggtttttttttttttccagatATTTTACTATTTATAAAACATACAATAATTTTGGTTTTTGACTTTATTTTACCATACCTGAGTTATAATTATGGCTATGATAGAATAAATTAACTATTTTCCTTATCAAATCTCTTGTGAGAAGCAAAAGATAAAAGATTCAATATATAATAGTAAATCTGAAAAGCTAATTTATCTTTATCCAATActctatgttaatctatattagtcaatcctaatgttaacatgggatggatcctaaaagaagcatacaagtggtattaacaaggtaggccaaaaataaggccaaaatctaagcaacaaagtcacacaacaattatacaaaaactaGCATGGAAATGGtgacaaaaacaattcaagcattagtacaaagtgAAATTAAAAACTACTacttttttatgacttttttatGAAGGAGAATTGAATTCTAATTAACCAAAAAAATTCTTGTAAGTATCGAGATCCGTACAATGAATGTTTACGAAGATCTTTCAAAATATATCTAATAGGTTATAGAAACATTAAATTCTATAATACTATATTGACTAGAATATGATTTTGTTTACAAATGGTAAAAGATATATCTTTCAAAATATTCTAATTAGATTAAGACACGTGTGATGCGCgatatttaattgatttttatttgttttgtatcGAGTTTTAATTAAGTTaagaatttttatttaataaacatcAGCAgcaaatttatattataattatttattataaattacaattgagataataatataaattaattactaataaaaaaatttatatttgccAGTTGAAAGTGACATACAAGATTTTATTTTGCAAATTTAAATGATATCAATAacgatttattttttattttgactctaatgtaatttttatatttgtcTCTCATTTAGATATTTAATTATAAGTTGTTAAGgaaatgtatttatttttaatcttaaataaaaattaaactttatttttaattattatcgaATAAAACATTCAATAGCTTTACAAATTTATGTCAATAATGTcatatttttgttatatgtgagaaattattaaattttttatttgtctTTAATCTATTTGTCTGATatgtattgaagagtaattcaatattcaaaagatgagcatcagaagttctgatgtggactgatcttctgatggttattCAGAAGATGttgtgatcttctgatggttactcagaagatgttgtttaacagaagatgttatcttctggGTCTCATTAGCTTaactgtttagtagtaagggtactttagtattttgtagtaccgTACTGTTTGTActttaaacttgttcactaagtttagtatgttagggcctacgtggcaagaattttcttttgtataaatagtcttgtagtagctatcatttattaagaTCAATaactttattctctctcattaacctttgcgccgttattctctttgtcatcatctttattctttgtgcaccaacaattggtatctagagctctggTTCCAAACACATGGAAACACGAGTGAAcatgagtttgtgtgactgtgtgattgattttgtttctaggaaacaaagttgtgttgaatcacatttttcttggttgtttgtgggttgggaaacactgtgtgagttgAGTGAAATCGGATTTtttttctgcacaagtttaaagatgagtggaagcaacttgaataccaaacttccagttcttggtggtaaaaactggaatagatggatgattcaaatgcgtgtattatttggtgctcaagatgttctagatcttgtcactgggaGACATGTTCCGGTTGTAGCGCATGCAACGGAAGAATagagagaagcgcagagagagacgaagaagagagatcaaaaggtgttgttcttcatccatcagtgtgtggatgtgaatgtgtttgagaagattgttgattctatgacgtcaaaggaggcgtgggatatactggtcaggtgttacggtggtgacgtatcagtgaagaaggtgaagcttcaatccctgagaaagcaatatgagaatctcaatatgaggaacaatgagaaagtttctgagtatatctctagagtgattgtgatcactaatgagatgaatgCTTAtagagaaactctttctgaacaagtaatcataaaGAAGATACTGAGGtctcttactcctcaatttgattatattgttgtatctgttgaacattctaaagatccgGAAACCATGAGAATATAAGAGTCGTAAAgaagtttagaagcacaagagttgcgtctgactgagagaacttctgagagagaagttgagcaagctctgaaggcttcttttgtcaagaaggaccagaatcATAGACGTAATGATAGATTCCataaggaagcctcaacttctgattagaagagatatcagaagggaatgtataagaagaaagttcaatgttactgttgcaaacagtttggccattttgctagagactgtttggcatacaaaggaaggaaatcagaagaagcaaatacaGCTAGAGGTGATTATGATgacgaacctgtgctattgatggcttcagagtctgacggaagatgtttgtcagagtggtggtatatggacactgggtgttcaaatcacttgactagaaacaaacaatggctgatagacgtTGACTCTGAatggaggacaaagatcagatgtgctgatgataagtatcttattacagaaggtatgggaaacatcaaagtcaaagtgaagaatggaaagacggtcctgatcaaggatgtttggtatgttcctggaatcagaagcaatctgatgagtgtaggtcgctcattgagaaaggtttctcagttgttatgaagaacaatctcttgaagttgtatgattccaatcagaagttgattatgcaatctgaacagggaagcaacataacattcaaggtgaatgtagaaacagctgaaacagagtaTCAGAGTGCTGAAGGTTTAGAATGTGATAGTAagttgtggcacaagaggttggggcacttgaactatagaagtctggggcatcaaagttctaagaagctcgtacgtgtcattcctaagattgtaaagcctgagaagtcatgtgaggtatgcatgaaaggaaaAAACTCATTTAatagatatggagcttcaaagttggtatcttttgaaaaaatcactaaaaacttcattttttccaaagttcatggatctttttcacccatttccttaaagatattgaagaagctttcaactagggatttgaagtacataacaagagtTTTCCAAAAtgtacaagagcatgaaaaaatatggagtggagctatggttttgaattttgtcattagaggtccttaagcttgaatttcaaaccattttcacaaaTTATGAACACTTTTTGGcaaatgatgcaagcaatgaccaaaTAAAGTGATGCAAGCAAGACTCTAATCATAAAAGATTAGATTTGAAAGAATACTATGGCACTTGAGTTTTTTAACCGTGGTTTAGATTTTTAACCTAAAGCATTAAATGATAATATTctcttttatctcttaagccaaaacaCTTTTTGCAAAGCCAGCTTACAAAGCCTTGTCATCATatttcttggcctataaatagagatcaaaatcacaccaaaacctttcaaagaattggttttctctttctttcttaagttacaagtttcttaaattttcaaagagggagaaatatcaaattccacatccttgaagttatggccaaagtgttGGTTCTAACacttcataaacatcatttggaagttgaTTGGACCATTCACACCTCTCAAAAACACCCAAAACACAAAATCACCATTCAACCTCCATATATGCACAAAGTGAGCCAAAAACttgccaaaaaaaaaaatccactcGTGCATCCATCAAATTTCCGCTTGCAACACCTCATATACATCTTATAGAACTCATCCAAATCATAAAAACACTTCTGGTATCGTGCCATTCAAGTTGCCTCATTCAAAAACCAGGCAGCTGCAAGTTGGTTTGTGTGGAACAATTCAGGAGCTTTCAAAGAAAGTTAGGGGTTGGAATACACTCAAGGACACTCAAGGAAGCTCATAGGATCATCAAATCGCACATGGAAACACTCCAGGCAAGAATTCAATTTCCGTGGTTCCACAACATCAAACgctgccttcaaactcaagagtatccgcttggggcatcaaacaaagataagaaactctaaggaggctttctggaagcttcttcctgaacggagatgtgctatacaaaagaaacttcgacatggtttttctcagatgcgtggacaCACACGAAGcaaacatgttaatgcatgaagggtcctttggaacccattcaaatgggcatgcaatgtccaagaagatattaagagcaggatactattggttgacaatggaatctgattgttataaacacttgaagagatgtcacaagtgccagatctacgcagataagatccttgtgccaccgactctactcagcGTTCTCTCAtatccatggcctttctccatgtggggtatcgacatgatcggaatgattgaaccgaaagcttcaaacggtcatcattTCATCTTGGTgtctattgattacttcaccaaatgggtcgaagcagcatcttacgccaatgttacaagacaagtggttgtgaggtttatcaagaataacatcatttgctgatatggtgttcccagcaagatcattacttacaatggttcaaacttaaacaacaaaatgatgaaataattgtgtgaggaattcaagattgagcatcataactcttctccttacagaccaaaaataaATGGCGtagtcgaagccgccaacaataacattaagaagatcgtccagaaaatggtcgtcacttataaagactggcatgaaatgctgccatttgctttccatgggtatcgtacttcaacaggggcaacccctttctctctagtatacgccatggaagttgtgctccccgtagaagttgaaataccatcaataagagtcctcatggagactaagttatcaaaagttgaatggtgtcaaagaagatacgatcagttgaacttaatcgaagaaaaacgtatgactgctccatgccatggacagttataccaagaaAGGATGAAGCaggccttcaacaaaaaggttcgacctagtgaatttcaagaaggcgacctcgtgcttaaaaagatcttctCTTTTCAAccggattctaggggcaaatggtctcctaattacgaaggcccgtatgttgtcaaaagaacattttctagcggcgccatgactcttgcaaccatggatggtgatgaactcccacatcctgtgaatgctgatgcagtcaagaaatactttgtcaaaaaaattaaaaaaaagaagagaaaaaaaagagagacaaaaagaatatatatataaacaattaaCCACTAACATTTTGCCATTAAAAAAATTCAACCCATAATATAAGAATTGCATGCATTTAGCATAAGAGagaaagttatttaaaaaaaagttttttttatgcTAAATATGTTGTTAGGGCAGATGTTAAAAGTACTGTAACTAAAAATAAACATatcaaaatgatatttaaaatttttaaaaaaattaaatatccgtatttcaaaaaaaaatatatttacaaataatatattaatttatgcTTTTGGAGCATACAACTTTTTCTCAAATTTCTTTATGAAACACgagtgtgtcataccctaatttttgccccccctgagatgacatatcttcaggatttttcatcaagtcgAGGCAAGTATCCAGAACAGCctaacattcaatcaagggtgttcaaagacaagaaaactcaggcaaaggatcaatcaatagagggattagtctctaatacaatcataagactcaaaagcctcattattacacctatgattgattaagacacccagtcatctaagtacaggattactcagatcaacagactagggtttggagcctatcaaggactaaaatcagggatcacctttgggaaaccctaaaaagccctaagggaccattcaaagacatcaatcatcttcaaacaactcatataacaagatccactggacattacacctcagttcaaagtctacagtcatcattgtcctctggtcgacaattagggtttttgacctaattcaccaagatagttgacttttaatcagggcatggatccaaaactcaagacatgattcaagaatctctactacctcaatataatccatttacatcattcatttgaggagaagatcttgtttctacacaaaagcccaaaaaattcacttttgtcaggaaaagtcaactgtgtgggatcatcattgacttttaaggtttttggtcaaaaaatgactttcaaagatcaatatcatcaatatatggatgtcaaagtcatttgaccaaagaaattcaaagaaattcatcaaggagcaaaaagtcgggaattagggtttttgaaggcatggtgagaactcaaaatttcacctacacaactcaaaaaaacttccaacatgaaagttgtagatcttgcaaaataaaacaacatcttacaaaggaacttttttcaaaagatcaaccatttatgaagttttggaaattttgaggtttaggtcataaacacttagaaatttttctaagtgttttaacctagttttcatccaactttgggctcatttttcacaaatttcccaaatgattctaaagaagacataaactaatgatttgaagtagatgtttagggctttccaaattgtgttcaaccttctccaaattcaatttgagctaggagttatgcttgttcaaagttggcctcatgaagtaaaattataggtcatgtgcaaattggaactttgcaattttgtgcattttgcttcactaatggatgctacacgacccataacacatctgaaaacatgccatgcattcattttcaccatgccatgataattgaagaagattcctaaaacaagaacatgtgattatgtaatgattacttttgtgaatttatggcaaattgatgaatcacccaaggaatcttctcatcaaccaattggagctcactttgcatctgaattgtcccctaagatcagatagaatcaatggataggggaggtggctcgaaaatgcaatgatcacacttggatattctttgaaatttcttcatggctaagaaaccaaacttgcttcactaagcaagctcactctctcactcagtactgagacatttgcctataaataggagagcataattcagtagaaaaacacaccaaagcaaccatattccttgctttctctttctcttctcatgttcattgtttttcaaagttctttggcaagaagaatcgttttcttcaaaccagagctcatctttgggaagtgaacattttaacatctcaagggaggtcatttgaggtgatccaagcacctggatcacttctgtaagtggaggaacaccattgttgctctcactttggagcatttgcagttggaggtccatggagtaattcaggaggttctgagccaagccatcatccaggcacactcctcaggtcatagtgaagctaaccagatggctgcagctcatctgtagctccaaattcaacaacctccatgttcacttgaagctgaaatcgagggaggtccatagagcaattcaggaggattcaagctccaataagcattcagttagcatcattgagtctcagggaagctattgagatcattcattcaagcccagttgctctcaatcatcctcacgacctccattttcagaggtaagtttctgaacttcacttctttaatttaagcattcactgagttaaagctcgattctatcttgtttagcatcatcagaggattgaaaaccctctatcatcttgcatttattcatcttgtttgtcatttaatttcaaatttagggtttatatgttcttagagttttctgagaaattaggtagctatagttcatataaataaatgttagttacatatctggattcgtgaggaaatttagaacaagattgatgtttacatcatgtcatttagttgagaaaccagagagttaggattttgaaaatctttgagctcgaggaagaagatgactatggccatggcgcgcaaaatttgaatctggggccaaagtttattttattttgaatggtatgcgttccttaaacgactgaacaaacttgccctagtggcctcccatacgcccttagtctcatcatgcctcaagtctggggttcgaatccccctcgccccagactttttgattcttttatttttcaatgatttactagttgttttaaaacataaccaaatgaatgcaagttactatcaccacacgcgcgttggctcagtggtgtttgttttgagtgtgtgacctagagggcgcgggttcaaaccctccaagggccaaaactattttttaacacacaatttctttcattttctcacaaacttcacatatttatttaacctatcaaattaatttattttcacttcatttttcacacacttatcatttaatatacctattttgtgaataataaaaaaaaatcataaaaatattatttatttcatatatttttattaggtttaaaatagtatattttaagtgttttctaaaatactttaaatacatatattcactttgttttaacctaatcattttgtaaataaagtttatgataaaaccctaattgtttaggtcttaattaagtaaaaatctttatttttactttgattaagttgacttttgtcaatattcaaaactgttttcaatctctgattaaacggatgattaaggttttcaaacaacaaaaccttgcatcattccaaatcattttcaaactgcttttatagccagtactgtaaagtactgggcctctaatagagtgtaagtcccaaaaaccttctcttcttagcttgttttcaaaactgtattttcaaaatcttctttctgttttcaaaacattcttctggtatttgaagggcattattcccggtgaaactcttcagatacctatgtgacctttgtccatcttcacttcttctgttttcaaaaaccattaactgtttattatatatactcaactgttatcaacaaaacaacaaaaattactgttgaggctctgtacatacttcttcaaaggcctccactccatcctggttaggctttacaagctttcaatttacagtctttatttaaattactgtcaaatataaattgtgcatatattagtttagaactacgtttgagtataaaccttaggacagttaaactatatatatattataggaatatgacctaggattgagaatgtcttcccggtgaaggctctttcctaattagagatctgtagttcaaacccccaagatgaattattcccggtgaaacatcttggcaaaaaccttagaatccaaataaataggacacatccacccaaagaggaattattcccggtgaaacctcttacccatttgcttagagccaaaataagttcaaaaccacataagctttctcttgtgctataacaaggaccctcgattagcctcctcttgggctttgtacaaggacccacaggcttcttaaaagcatttccagcttcctcttgagcttgtatacaaggacccatcaggtttcttataaacataggaacaggtctttagtcaccttttagcctaccctggtgagtttcttccaatttaaaccagactttaaataagctaagttttgtctcaattttgcgttgagtacaccttttggaatgagagacatggacagtctctgtcacccttatcttcatcaatcttccttagcagagtctaggatccatgctttaggtcatcctcagcattgagtcagccttcatcttggactttaaacaagaagtctccattagataatctttctgccattcatttttaataaattccctggaaagggttagcctccaaagtcaattaaaatcaacctccttttcaataaaatccctggaaagggttagcttccacacattccttcatttttaataaattccctggaaagggttagcctccaaagtcaattaataaaaatgtcaataaataaagattcatttctcttaggagataatttccccaaaagagtcaaaacccctggaaagggtcagcctccaaaaaacatgataaagtcagtcttttaccaaacaatttctccagctgagtcaaaatccctggaaagggttagcttccaaagaaaaacagtcttttttttataaaataaaatcttctcagtagagtcaaaaccaacaaaaacagttagcctcaaccttgggcttcatacaaggcaccaaacaataaaactcccctgtcaagagtcagcctcaaccttgggcattgtacaaggcagataatagagtctccccagtgagttcttcatcattcagaagccacaaccttgggctttgtacaaggcagataaaccatactttcatgtgtcaaagattcctaacacctaggatcttttccccatagagtcattcatactcagtttatttaagagtctgccacaaccttgggctttgtacaaggcagaaaataatgttttccctagctagagtcagccacaaccttgggctttgtacaaggcacataaaatagagtcattcattcaattatcctcaacagttagccacaaccttgggctttgtacaaggcacataaatagagtctccctaagtagagtcagcctcaattctgggctttgtacagaacacaaaaaataccctgtaattaatccccattggagtcatctcccagagtcaataataattaattaatcaatcaaaaagcctcaagcttgggcctcatacaagccagctaaagtcaaatcttttatacagtagatagacatagcttatctctatagagagatatttttactactctaccacattcaaacaaacaaacatttcaatttcaattttaatcaagtctcccatttaggattttgaaaggcatgagctggcagtaaaacccagacatgtggtaactttccctaatttggatgagcatctttctttcattgaagaggcatttgactggtatacttgcacatacacaagtaaggtccccctcttgaatgaaatgaattcagttattctgtcactcctttaaatgtttgtggtagaatagtacaaatacctctctgtaaagatgatttcatgtctctttactgtaaacagagatttaattccaagcttaaaccttgagcttcaagcaaggcaccaaaaacaagtaatttccctagttagttccccgaactacattaagctctgacttccactagggatatgtaggcatgaggttcacaaggaatctcagcgagctaataaaacaccaaaaatagtcagtctgtctatctgtctgtcttttcaaatcaattcaattccttctcctaacacaaaggagaaactttcctaatcattagcagtaaacacaatcacaaatgacacagagaaggttcctgtagagtactacagatatgtagggtgtttaaacacttccctatgtataaccgaccccccggactccagaatttctagtctaggtgaaatccccacacttagcaaactcctagggtttagttgagatcttttttcccctttcctactcgtaggacaaataagaaagttcgtgtgatatcgtaggaagaactgaaataaaattcatcccaccacgggcgcattctccttccaaatttcgtgtgaagggtttagcgtgccgtcctcccaagtgaaacggggaggtaaagaaaacgaccaccacagaaaaatggcgactctgctggggat
This genomic window contains:
- the LOC131642188 gene encoding transcription factor MYB1R1-like, producing the protein MDDLTSKNENGERLIMLFGVNIAAKRSKVNDTTMNHSFNTQDENQKDDERNENHDSGRSFDGENQQIVKNWTMNEHKAFLEGLKTFGKGKWKDISSNYVKTKNATQVASHAQKFFLRLKGIRKTKRKSIFDMKLDYEDSKTPSPSPSLILSPGNSI